In Daphnia pulicaria isolate SC F1-1A chromosome 5, SC_F0-13Bv2, whole genome shotgun sequence, a single genomic region encodes these proteins:
- the LOC124341164 gene encoding uncharacterized protein LOC124341164 produces MAVSPLLHQSHEVLNADFCSGYIDQFGKWNTGFPCPWLDGSTPGFCCGTENYKYCCSGKLRIATAPPPLPEDPLLLVLAITLGVAAGITLLILIACFVCPGCLLHKKRRPGPLYRLPCSSTMSTYVPATMATSSPGQSNHQQHRPAATIGFNDARTSTSFQSFNGGGNDGEARNRSGGGGGVSSLYSLSDSHCPSPVAMMTAADSGSGSNPISNIDQLSAAAHRQSEMMRGGGGRLGGGCHHLYWSRPLARTCMAPSVIGSSNSPASDSQLVSVRIPANTSQGHGHQGYRHRDDPSPPPPYEADFNGGIHRHPTAEASVNNRTTSLNQQQAQLRQHLQQLQVETAAFRQQQQQQQQHHQSSNISPRQPALCIIDDGRRDNPQLTYHSTKF; encoded by the exons ATGGCCGTGTCTCCACTTCTTCATCAAAGTCACGAAG TGCTGAACGCGGATTTCTGTTCGGGATACATCGATCAATTTGGCAAGTGGAACACGGGGTTCCCGTGCCCTTGGCTCGatggctccactcctggtttCTGTTGCGGAACGGAAAACTACAAGTACTGCTGCTCGGGTAAATTGAGGATCGCCACAGCTCCACCTCCTCTACCTGAAGATCC GTTACTGCTGGTTCTGGCCATCACTCTGGGTGTTGCGGCCGGTATCACGTTACTCATCCTGATCGCCTGCTTCGTCTGCCCCGGTTGCCTCTTACATAAAAAGCGACGTCCAg GTCCTCTGTATCGATTACCCTGCTCCTCGACGATGAGCACCTACGTTCCGGCGACTATGGCGACGTCAAGTCCGGGACAATCCAACCACCAGCAGCACAGGCCGGCGGCGACCATTGGTTTCAACGACGCTCGGACATCGACCAGCTTCCAGAGTTTCAATGGCGGCGGCAATGACGGCGAAGCGCGGAACAggagcggcggcggtggtggcgttTCGAGCCTCTACTCTCTTTCAGATTCCCATTGCCCGTCTCCCGTGGCGATGATGACGGCCGCCGACTCCGGCAGCGGCAGCAATCccatttccaacattgatcAACTCTCGGCCGCCGCCCACCGCCAGTCGGAGATGATGCGAGGCGGAGGAGGCCGGCTAGGAGGAGGTTGCCATCATCTGTACTGGAGCCGACCTTTAGCCCGGACGTGTATGGCTCCTTCCGTCAttggcagcagcaacagcccaGCAAGCGATAGCCAACTTGTGTCCGTCCGAATACCGGCCAACACCAGTCAAG GTCACGGGCATCAAGGCTATCGCCATCGGGACGATCCTTCGCCTCCGCCGCCGTACGAAGCGGATTTCAACGGCGGCATCCATCGTCATCCTACGGCTGAGGCTTCCGTCAACAACCGGACCACTTCGCTAAACCAACAGCAGGCTCAGCTTCGACAGCACTTGCAGCAGCTTCAGGTCGAGACGGCGGCTTTCcgccaacaacagcagcaacaacaacaacatcaccaaAGCAGCAACATCAGCCCGCGACAGCCAGCCCTGTGCATCAT